From the genome of Argentina anserina chromosome 4, drPotAnse1.1, whole genome shotgun sequence, one region includes:
- the LOC126790306 gene encoding probable inactive purple acid phosphatase 2 — MAAPPPCLVFFFLLLLGLLFDPTHQKPSVSLNTTTLSKSGDSVLIKWSGVDSPSKLDWLGIYSPPSSRNHHFLGYKFLSSSPTWQSGSGSISLPLINLRSNYSFRIFRWFDSEVNPNKTDHDHNPLPGVKHLLATSPELKFESGRVPDQIHLSYTDHPDQMRVMFVAADRAERAVKYGLSKEKMDDVAAARVSRYELQHMCDWPANHSVGWRDPGFVHDGVMTNLKSGVRYFYKVGSDDGGWSETHSFVSRNVDSDEAVAFMFGDMGTTTPYATFIRVQDESVATVKWILRDIEALGDKPAFVSHIGDISYARGYSWLWDHFFNQIEPVATKLPYHVCIGNHEYDWPGQPWKPEWASTIYGKDGGGECGVPYSVRFNMPGNSTEVTGTSAPATRNLYYSFDMGPVHFVYISTETNFVTGSKQHEFIKRDLESVNRTKTPFVVVSGHRPMYTTSNEGRDAEMRRQMMEHLEPLFVKNNVTLALWGHVHRYERFCPLSNFTCVSRGPVHVVIGMAGQDWQPIWQPRADHPTDPIFPQPLRSMYRGGEFGYTRLVASKEKLKLSYVGNHDGQVHDSVEILASGEVLGGEAGGDGVEALGNGNKAAVLESNGNGVAGFGGKSESKLSMFVKGASVLVLGAFIGYVIGFVSHARKKAVSQNSWIPVKREDDDS, encoded by the exons atgGCCGCTCCTCCGCCGTGTCTCGTTTTCTTCTTTCTGCTTTTACTGGGCTTATTATTCGACCCgacccatcagaagccttcgGTGTCGCTAAACACGACGACGCTCTCCAAATCCGGTGACTCGGTTCTGATCAAATGGTCCGGGGTTGACTCGCCGTCCAAGCTCGACTGGCTCGGTATCTACTCGCCGCCGTCCTCCCGCAACCACCACTTCCTCGGGTACAAGTTCCTCTCCTCCAGCCCCACATGGCAATCCGGGTCGGGCTCCATTTCGCTTCCCTTAATCAACCTCCGATCCAACTACTCCTTCCGGATCTTCCGCTGGTTCGACTCCGAGGTCAACCCGAACAAAACCGACCACGACCACAACCCCCTCCCCGGCGTCAAACACCTCCTCGCCACGTCGCCGGAGCTCAAATTTGAATCGGGTCGGGTCCCCGACCAGATCCACTTGTCCTACACGGACCACCCGGACCAGATGCGCGTCATGTTCGTCGCAGCTGACCGCGCGGAACGCGCCGTGAAATACGGCCTCAGCAAGGAGAAGATGGATGACGTGGCGGCCGCACGTGTGAGCCGGTACGAGCTGCAGCACATGTGCGACTGGCCGGCGAATCACAGCGTCGGCTGGAGAGACCCCGGGTTTGTTCACGATGGCGTCATGACCAATCTCAAAAGCGGTGTCAGATATTTCTACAAG GTTGGGAGTGATGATGGAGGCTGGAGTGAAACGCACAGCTTCGTGTCGAGAAATGTAGACTCCGACGAGGCGGTGGCTTTCATGTTCGGCGACATGGGCACTACGACGCCGTACGCGACGTTTATTCGTGTGCAAGACGAGAGTGTGGCCACCGTGAAGTGGATTCTGCGTGACATTGAGGCCCTAGGTGACAAGCCGGCTTTCGTGTCGCATATCGGAGACATTAGCTATGCTAGAGGCTACTCGTGGCTGTGGGATCATTTCTTTAATCAGATTGAGCCGGTTGCGACGAAGCTGCCGTATCATGTCTGCATTGGGAACCATGAGTATGACTGGCCGGGGCAGCCGTGGAAGCCGGAGTGGGCGAGTACGATATATGGGAAGGATGGTGGTGGAGAATGTGGGGTGCCGTATAGTGTGAGGTTCAACATGCCGGGGAACTCGACTGAGGTGACAGGGACTAGTGCGCCGGCGACTAGGAACCTGTACTATTCGTTTGACATGGGGCCGGTGCATTTTGTGTACATTTCGACGGAGACTAATTTTGTGACGGGGAGCAAGCAGCACGAGTTTATAAAGAGGGATTTGGAGAGTGTGAATCGGACGAAGACTCCTTTCGTGGTGGTTAGTGGGCATAGGCCGATGTATACTACGAGCAATGAGGGGAGGGATGCGGAAATGAGGAGGCAGATGATGGAGCATTTGGAGCCTTTGTTTGTGAAGAACAATGTGACCCTTGCGTTATGGGGACATGTTCATAGATATGAGAGGTTTTGTCCGTTGAGTAATTTTACTTGTGTGAGTAGAGGGCCTGTTCATGTTGTGATTGGGATGGCAGGACAGGACTGGCAGCCGATATGGCAACCTAGAGCGGATCATCCAACTGACCCTATATTCCCACAGCCACTGAGGTCTATGTATCGCGGTGGTGAATTCGGGTATACTAGATTGGTTGCTTCGAAAGAGAAGCTTAAACTTTCTTATGTTGGAAACCATGATGGACAGGTGCATGATTCGGTGGAGATTCTGGCGTCAGGAGAGGTTCTGGGGGGTGAAGCCGGTGGTGATGGTGTCGAGGCTCTTGGGAATGGGAACAAAGCTGCTGTGCTTGAAAGTAATGGTAATGGTGTTGCTGGATTTGGTGGCAAATCGGAGTCCAAGCTCAGTATGTTTGTTAAGGGAGCAAGTGTTTTGGTCCTTGGGGCTTTCATAGGCTATGTTATTGGTTTTGTTTCGCACGCCAGGAAAAAGGCCGTCTCACAAAACAGTTGGATTCCGGTGAAGAGGGAGGACGACGATTCGTGA
- the LOC126792446 gene encoding CLAVATA3/ESR (CLE)-related protein 9-like yields MKSGLSSSFSSRKLLVALALGTVVLLHLFLPACATGIPTTTAKESTHRRHSCDAISRSSKKLRSMCMELQSVPHSPSPPPSPEDDKIDPRFGVEKRRVPSGPNPLHN; encoded by the coding sequence ATGAAGAGCGGtctctcttcttcattttcttcaagaAAGCTTCTGGTGGCGTTGGCGTTGGGGACTGTGGTTCTCCTACACCTCTTTCTGCCTGCATGTGCTACCGGAATTCCAACAACCACGGCGAAAGAGTCGACCCACCGGCGTCACAGTTGCGACGCGATTTCACGGTCCAGCAAGAAGCTACGTTCTATGTGCATGGAGCTGCAGAGTGTCCCGCACAGTCCGTCACCGCCGCCGTCGCCGGAGGATGATAAGATTGATCCAAGATTCGGCGTCGAGAAGAGACGGGTCCCTTCCGGGCCAAACCCTCTTCACAACTGA